One genomic region from Vannielia litorea encodes:
- a CDS encoding response regulator transcription factor: MTQVIKVLLVDDDEELTTLLREYLSDEGYEVAATSDGREAIGAAVEARVDLIVLDIMMPRMNGIEVLQRIRAQSEVPVLMLTARGDDTDRIAGLNLGADDYVPKPCSPGELSARMRAILRRVRRLQEVAASDPIRAGRLTLNPGSRTAEWDGEAISLTGTEFSLLEVLARQAGELVSKQDISRRAFGQPLTPFDRRIDVHISSVRQKLGWRADGQSSILSVRGQGYQLLVD; encoded by the coding sequence ATGACGCAGGTGATCAAGGTTCTGCTGGTCGATGATGACGAGGAGCTGACGACCCTTCTTCGGGAGTATCTCTCGGACGAGGGCTACGAGGTTGCGGCCACCTCCGACGGGCGGGAGGCGATTGGGGCGGCGGTGGAGGCAAGGGTGGATCTGATCGTGCTCGACATCATGATGCCGCGGATGAACGGGATCGAAGTGCTGCAGCGCATCCGCGCGCAGAGCGAGGTGCCGGTGCTGATGCTCACCGCACGCGGGGATGACACTGACCGGATCGCCGGGCTCAACCTTGGTGCGGATGACTACGTGCCGAAGCCCTGCTCGCCCGGCGAGCTCTCGGCCCGGATGCGGGCGATCCTTCGGCGGGTGCGGCGCCTGCAGGAGGTGGCGGCGAGCGATCCGATCCGGGCAGGGCGGCTGACGCTCAATCCCGGCAGCCGGACGGCGGAGTGGGATGGCGAGGCGATCAGCCTGACGGGCACCGAGTTCAGCCTGCTGGAGGTGCTGGCACGGCAGGCCGGTGAGCTGGTGTCGAAGCAGGACATCTCGCGGCGTGCCTTCGGCCAGCCGCTCACACCGTTCGACCGGCGGATCGATGTGCATATCTCGAGCGTGCGTCAGAAGCTGGGGTGGCGCGCCGATGGCCAGTCGAGCATCCTGTCTGTTCGGGGGCAGGGCTATCAGCTTCTGGTGGACTGA
- a CDS encoding sulfite oxidase heme-binding subunit YedZ, producing MPLSRLHPFPLWLALSLPAAAILIGLARSGGKIGAGSEALHISGELSAWLLIAAMLASPLALALRGWRGPRWLLKHRRYLGVAAFGYGALHTLVYLLDRQALASVLSESTRFEIWTGWLAFLIFIPLAATSTDAAMRRLGRHWKTLQRFVYLAALLTALHWAALHDWGGIAPAALFFSPLAALEAYRLRIWLLRPRRDIPTAKETK from the coding sequence GTGCCCCTCTCCCGATTGCACCCCTTCCCCCTTTGGCTGGCCCTCTCGCTTCCCGCCGCCGCCATCCTCATCGGGCTGGCGCGTAGCGGCGGAAAGATCGGGGCCGGCTCGGAGGCGCTCCACATATCTGGCGAACTTTCGGCTTGGTTGCTGATCGCCGCCATGCTGGCCAGCCCACTCGCACTGGCGCTGCGCGGATGGCGCGGCCCGCGCTGGCTGCTGAAGCACCGGCGCTACCTCGGCGTGGCGGCCTTCGGCTACGGCGCACTGCACACGCTGGTCTACCTCCTCGACCGGCAGGCCTTGGCCTCGGTGCTGAGCGAGTCCACGCGGTTCGAGATCTGGACCGGCTGGCTCGCCTTCCTCATCTTCATCCCCCTCGCCGCCACCTCTACCGACGCCGCCATGCGCCGACTCGGACGGCACTGGAAGACCCTCCAGCGCTTCGTCTACCTCGCCGCCCTGCTCACCGCCCTCCATTGGGCCGCCCTCCATGACTGGGGAGGCATCGCACCTGCCGCGCTCTTCTTCAGCCCCCTGGCCGCGCTGGAAGCGTATCGGCTCCGCATCTGGCTACTCCGCCCGCGTCGCGACATCCCCACCGCAAAGGAAACCAAATGA
- a CDS encoding efflux RND transporter periplasmic adaptor subunit, protein MTDDARGTEPDKLTFRDEPGSARSKWVAGLLALALVGWMGSGFILPSPEEAPPETVAASEAVAVSVRSSRAEPVTKTFSAEGQAQPDRRALLRAQMAGEVVSLSAAKGEALEPGDEIARLSTRELEARVQEARQSLSRAQEDFDSTETLVERGAATAARLRETRAALAAAEAQLTQAEEALESAVIRAPFAGRLDRLDLEIGAFTSAGAEVGTILDTDPLRIVIQVPQQALAQIREGLTASVTFITGEEREGEIEYISRDAETDTRTFRAEVTVPNPDGAIASGLSVQVRIPTGQVTAHFISPAILSLSEDGRLGVKTVGDGDVVAFHEVVVERAQRDGVWVSGLPERARIITIGQGFVSEGETVAPVADEDEVAAAEVEAPDTSAAETE, encoded by the coding sequence ATGACCGATGACGCACGCGGCACCGAGCCCGATAAGCTGACATTCCGCGACGAGCCCGGCTCGGCACGGTCCAAATGGGTCGCCGGGCTGCTCGCCCTCGCGCTGGTGGGCTGGATGGGCAGCGGTTTCATCCTGCCCTCGCCCGAGGAGGCCCCGCCCGAGACCGTCGCCGCTAGCGAGGCGGTCGCCGTGAGCGTCCGCAGCAGCCGGGCCGAACCGGTCACCAAGACCTTCAGCGCCGAGGGGCAGGCCCAACCCGACCGCCGCGCCCTGCTCCGCGCCCAGATGGCAGGCGAGGTGGTCAGCCTCTCCGCCGCCAAGGGCGAGGCGCTGGAACCGGGCGACGAGATCGCCCGCCTGAGCACCCGCGAGCTGGAGGCCCGCGTTCAGGAAGCCCGCCAATCGCTCTCCCGAGCGCAGGAAGATTTCGACAGCACCGAAACCCTCGTCGAGCGCGGGGCCGCCACCGCCGCCCGCCTGCGCGAGACCCGCGCCGCCCTCGCCGCCGCCGAAGCGCAGCTGACGCAAGCAGAGGAGGCGTTGGAGTCGGCAGTGATCCGGGCGCCCTTCGCCGGGCGGCTCGACCGGCTCGACCTCGAGATCGGCGCCTTCACCTCCGCCGGTGCCGAGGTTGGCACGATCCTCGATACCGACCCGCTGCGCATCGTTATTCAGGTGCCGCAGCAGGCCCTCGCCCAGATCCGCGAGGGGCTGACCGCCTCGGTCACCTTCATCACCGGCGAGGAGCGCGAAGGCGAGATCGAGTACATCAGCCGCGATGCCGAGACTGATACCCGCACCTTCCGCGCCGAGGTGACCGTGCCCAACCCCGATGGCGCCATCGCCTCCGGCCTCTCGGTTCAGGTCCGCATCCCCACCGGGCAGGTCACCGCGCACTTCATCTCGCCGGCGATCCTCTCGCTCAGCGAAGATGGCCGCCTTGGCGTCAAGACCGTGGGCGATGGCGACGTGGTCGCCTTCCACGAGGTCGTCGTCGAGCGCGCCCAGCGCGATGGCGTCTGGGTCAGCGGCCTGCCGGAGCGGGCGCGCATCATCACCATCGGGCAAGGATTCGTCTCGGAGGGCGAAACCGTGGCCCCCGTGGCCGATGAGGATGAGGTCGCCGCCGCCGAGGTCGAAGCCCCTGATACCAGCGCGGCGGAGACCGAGTGA
- a CDS encoding efflux RND transporter permease subunit: protein MNALIDAAFSRTRVVVLMLIAILTVGAITYQAIPKESFPEVQIPTVYVSTSLEGISPEDAERLLVKPLETELAALTGLNSMTGTAAEGHASVQLEFDAGFDPDTALDKVREAVDRAAGELPTDATEPTVTEVNTALFPILTAILSGPVPERTLNALANDLKDRLEGVPGVLEVDVAGERVEMLEVLIDPTVFETYNLSFTELTNQISRNNLLIAAGAIENGAGRMVLKVPGLVEDIGDIMEMPVKVSGDTVVTFADVATVRNTFEDPASFARINGQPALALEVKKRSGANIIETVDTVKQAVAAAQSQWPDSVQINYMQDESKQVKTMLSDLESNVIAAVLLVMIVIVWALGLRSSILVGLAIPGAFLAGVTALFFMGYTMNMVVLFSLILVVGMLVDGAIVTVELADRLLSEGKTPKEAYAAAAKRMAWPIIASTATTLSVFFPLLFWSSTVGQFMKFLPITVIFTLSASLFMALVFIPVLGGLIGKRQPQSAAQQAQIAAAEHGDPRQMTGAAGLYVKALEWAILRPGRTVIFAVLALFASFLCYAQLGNGITFFPESEPDFVQVEVRARDNFSIYEQDTLVRQVETRLLKYGELRSVYARTGSNRQADEEVIGTVQLELTDWDTRRPAAEIVEQIRGEMRAVPGIDVQVQVQAGGPSQGKPVNLELVSRDSELRIAAVQEVRAAMERIGGFTDVTDTTPLPGVEWEIRLDRSEAARFGADVALLGQAVRLLTQGITVADYRPDTSEEAVDIKVRFPAGDRSLAELESLRVPTNAGLIPITNFVSFAPAPRSGTIKRIDQERVTTLSADVSPGLLVNDQINALRGAIEAMDLPESVTWSFAGEAEDQQDAMIFLISAFIAALGMMVLVLLIQFNSFYQAFTIMVAIVFSIAGVLLGLTVTGRPFGVVMGGIGVIALAGIVVNNNIVLIDTYNDLKRASMSPLEAVLRTGAQRLRPVILTSGTTALGLAPMVIGVSVDFFSREIVYGAPSTQMWVELSSSIAGGLVFATALTLIVTPAMLMLGEKRSRRSQRPEEARADPAPTSPAPST, encoded by the coding sequence ATGAACGCTCTGATCGACGCCGCCTTCAGCCGCACCCGCGTGGTCGTGCTGATGCTCATCGCCATTCTCACCGTCGGCGCCATCACCTATCAGGCCATCCCCAAGGAGAGCTTCCCAGAGGTCCAGATCCCCACCGTCTACGTCTCCACTTCGCTGGAGGGGATCTCCCCCGAAGACGCCGAGCGCCTGCTGGTCAAACCGCTCGAAACCGAGCTGGCCGCACTCACCGGCCTCAACAGCATGACCGGCACAGCCGCCGAGGGCCACGCCAGCGTCCAGCTTGAGTTCGACGCCGGGTTCGACCCCGACACCGCGCTCGACAAGGTCCGCGAGGCGGTGGACCGCGCCGCAGGCGAGCTGCCCACCGACGCCACCGAACCCACGGTGACGGAGGTCAACACCGCGCTCTTCCCGATCCTCACGGCCATCCTCTCCGGCCCGGTGCCCGAGCGCACGCTCAACGCGCTGGCCAACGACCTGAAAGACAGGCTCGAAGGCGTGCCCGGCGTGCTCGAGGTGGATGTGGCCGGCGAACGCGTCGAGATGCTCGAAGTGCTGATCGACCCGACAGTGTTCGAAACCTACAACCTCTCCTTCACCGAGCTGACCAACCAGATCAGCCGCAACAACCTGCTCATCGCCGCCGGAGCCATCGAAAACGGCGCGGGCCGGATGGTGCTCAAGGTGCCAGGGCTGGTGGAGGATATCGGCGACATCATGGAAATGCCGGTCAAGGTCTCCGGCGATACCGTGGTGACATTCGCCGATGTCGCCACCGTGCGAAACACCTTTGAAGACCCCGCCAGCTTTGCCCGGATCAACGGCCAGCCCGCCCTCGCGCTTGAGGTCAAAAAGCGCAGCGGCGCCAACATCATCGAAACCGTCGACACCGTGAAGCAGGCCGTCGCGGCAGCGCAATCGCAATGGCCCGACAGCGTCCAGATCAACTACATGCAAGACGAGAGCAAGCAGGTCAAAACCATGCTCTCCGACCTCGAATCCAACGTCATCGCAGCCGTGCTGCTGGTGATGATCGTCATCGTCTGGGCACTCGGCCTGCGCTCCTCCATCCTCGTCGGCCTCGCCATCCCCGGCGCATTTCTGGCCGGTGTCACCGCGCTCTTCTTCATGGGCTACACCATGAACATGGTCGTGCTCTTCAGCCTGATCCTCGTCGTCGGCATGCTGGTCGATGGCGCCATCGTCACCGTCGAACTGGCCGACAGGCTTCTGAGCGAGGGCAAGACCCCGAAAGAGGCCTATGCCGCCGCCGCCAAACGCATGGCCTGGCCGATCATCGCCTCCACAGCGACCACCCTCAGCGTGTTCTTCCCTCTCCTGTTCTGGTCCTCCACCGTGGGCCAGTTCATGAAGTTCCTGCCGATCACCGTGATCTTCACCCTCTCGGCATCGCTCTTCATGGCGCTCGTCTTCATCCCCGTCCTCGGCGGGCTGATCGGCAAGCGCCAGCCCCAGAGCGCCGCGCAACAGGCCCAGATCGCCGCGGCCGAGCATGGCGACCCGCGCCAGATGACCGGCGCCGCCGGGCTCTACGTGAAGGCGCTCGAATGGGCCATCCTCCGCCCCGGCCGCACCGTGATCTTCGCCGTTCTGGCGCTCTTCGCTTCCTTCCTATGCTACGCCCAACTCGGCAACGGCATCACCTTCTTCCCCGAGTCCGAGCCCGATTTCGTGCAGGTCGAGGTCCGCGCCCGCGACAACTTCTCGATCTACGAGCAGGATACCCTCGTCCGGCAGGTCGAAACCCGCCTGCTGAAATACGGCGAGCTGCGCAGCGTCTACGCCCGCACCGGCTCCAACCGGCAGGCCGACGAAGAGGTGATCGGCACCGTCCAGCTCGAACTGACCGATTGGGACACCCGCCGCCCCGCCGCCGAGATCGTCGAGCAGATCCGCGGCGAGATGCGCGCCGTCCCCGGCATCGACGTGCAGGTGCAGGTGCAGGCCGGCGGCCCCTCTCAGGGCAAACCCGTGAACCTCGAGCTTGTCTCGCGTGACAGCGAATTGCGGATCGCCGCCGTGCAAGAAGTCCGCGCTGCAATGGAGCGGATCGGCGGCTTCACCGATGTGACAGACACCACCCCCCTGCCCGGCGTCGAATGGGAGATCCGGCTCGACCGCTCCGAGGCGGCCCGCTTCGGCGCCGATGTGGCGCTGCTCGGGCAGGCGGTGCGGCTCCTGACCCAAGGCATCACCGTGGCCGACTACCGGCCCGACACCTCCGAGGAGGCTGTCGACATCAAAGTGCGCTTCCCCGCCGGTGACCGCTCCCTCGCCGAGCTCGAAAGCCTGCGCGTGCCCACCAACGCCGGGCTGATCCCGATCACCAATTTCGTCAGCTTCGCCCCCGCCCCGCGCAGCGGCACCATCAAGCGGATCGATCAGGAGCGGGTCACCACCCTCTCCGCCGATGTCTCCCCCGGCCTTCTGGTGAATGATCAGATCAACGCCCTGCGCGGCGCCATCGAGGCGATGGACCTGCCCGAAAGCGTCACATGGTCCTTCGCTGGCGAGGCGGAGGACCAGCAGGACGCGATGATCTTCCTCATCAGCGCCTTCATCGCCGCCCTTGGCATGATGGTTCTGGTGCTGCTGATCCAGTTCAACAGCTTCTATCAGGCCTTCACCATCATGGTCGCCATCGTCTTCTCGATTGCGGGCGTATTGCTCGGCCTCACCGTCACCGGCAGGCCCTTCGGCGTGGTCATGGGCGGCATCGGGGTCATCGCGCTTGCCGGGATCGTGGTAAACAACAACATCGTGCTGATCGACACCTACAACGACCTCAAGCGCGCCAGCATGTCGCCGCTGGAGGCCGTGCTGCGCACCGGCGCCCAGCGCCTGCGACCCGTGATCCTGACCTCCGGCACCACCGCCCTAGGCCTCGCACCAATGGTGATCGGCGTCAGCGTCGACTTCTTCAGCCGCGAAATCGTCTACGGCGCGCCCTCCACCCAGATGTGGGTCGAACTCAGCTCCAGCATCGCGGGCGGGCTGGTGTTCGCCACCGCCCTGACCCTCATCGTCACCCCCGCCATGCTCATGCTCGGTGAAAAGCGCTCCCGCCGAAGCCAGCGCCCGGAAGAGGCGCGCGCCGATCCTGCGCCCACCAGCCCGGCACCATCGACCTGA
- a CDS encoding putative quinol monooxygenase: MYVVTVVFEPHAGQMDAFLPLMQENARRSLEDEPGCHRFDVCLTEDRSRVFLYEIYSDEAAFVVHVETAHFKSFDAAVADMVREKTVNIYRLAQPREG; the protein is encoded by the coding sequence ATGTATGTCGTCACCGTAGTTTTTGAGCCTCACGCGGGCCAGATGGACGCATTTCTGCCGTTGATGCAGGAGAACGCCCGCCGGTCGTTGGAGGATGAGCCGGGGTGCCATCGGTTCGATGTTTGCCTGACGGAGGATCGCAGCCGGGTGTTTCTTTACGAGATTTATTCGGATGAAGCGGCGTTCGTGGTGCATGTTGAGACGGCGCACTTCAAGTCGTTCGATGCTGCCGTCGCCGACATGGTGCGGGAGAAGACGGTGAACATTTACAGGTTGGCCCAGCCGCGGGAGGGATGA
- the otnK gene encoding 3-oxo-tetronate kinase, with translation MGITIGAIADDFTGATDLASTLAREGMSVVQVIGVPDAATETHGAEAVVVALKSRTAPKAEAVGEAIAATDWLLPQGAGQILFKYCSTFDSTDEGNIGPVADALLEHLGEGFAVICPAFPDNGRTVSNGELFVGDVPLAESSMKDHPLTPMRDSNLIRLMERQSRHRAGLISLDDVRSGLETIGARVEALRAEGRRYGVVDAVTNADLRAIGAANGSHRFITGGSGISLGLPAYHRATGALGEAVPLEMPSVTGRALVLSGSCSEATRAQVARACSVWPSRKVDISHAAEGDGEAEALVAWALGQPANAPVLIYGSSDPAEVARTQAALGRVRAGEVMERTLATVARALLAEGFTRIVVAGGETSGAVVTALGVKALRIGPQIAPGVPWTETLGTAPAALALKSGNFGGETFFEDALGMLP, from the coding sequence ATGGGGATCACGATTGGCGCCATTGCCGATGACTTCACCGGCGCGACTGACCTTGCAAGCACCCTTGCGCGCGAGGGCATGTCGGTTGTGCAGGTGATCGGCGTGCCGGACGCGGCGACCGAGACCCATGGAGCCGAGGCGGTGGTGGTGGCGCTGAAGTCGCGCACCGCGCCGAAAGCGGAGGCTGTGGGGGAGGCCATTGCTGCGACCGATTGGCTCTTGCCCCAAGGTGCCGGGCAGATCCTGTTCAAGTATTGCTCCACTTTCGACTCGACCGATGAGGGCAATATCGGCCCGGTGGCGGACGCGTTGCTGGAGCACTTGGGCGAGGGCTTTGCCGTGATTTGCCCGGCCTTTCCGGACAATGGGCGCACCGTATCGAACGGCGAGCTCTTCGTGGGCGATGTGCCTTTGGCGGAAAGCTCGATGAAGGACCATCCGCTGACGCCGATGCGGGACTCGAACCTGATCCGCTTGATGGAGCGGCAGAGCAGGCATCGGGCGGGGCTGATCTCTCTCGATGATGTGCGGTCGGGGCTTGAGACGATCGGGGCGCGAGTGGAGGCTCTCCGCGCGGAGGGGCGGCGTTATGGCGTGGTGGATGCGGTGACGAATGCGGATCTGCGGGCTATTGGCGCGGCCAACGGAAGCCATCGGTTCATCACCGGCGGGTCCGGTATTTCCCTTGGCCTGCCGGCTTATCACCGCGCGACCGGCGCGCTGGGTGAGGCGGTGCCGCTGGAAATGCCCAGCGTGACCGGCCGCGCCTTGGTGCTTTCGGGCAGCTGCTCGGAAGCGACCCGTGCGCAGGTTGCGCGTGCCTGCTCAGTTTGGCCAAGCCGCAAGGTTGATATCTCCCACGCCGCAGAGGGCGACGGCGAGGCGGAGGCGTTGGTGGCCTGGGCGTTGGGTCAGCCAGCCAATGCGCCAGTGCTGATTTACGGCTCATCGGACCCTGCCGAAGTGGCCCGCACGCAGGCGGCGCTTGGCAGGGTGCGGGCCGGAGAGGTCATGGAGCGCACGCTTGCCACGGTCGCCCGCGCGCTGCTGGCTGAAGGGTTCACCCGGATTGTCGTGGCGGGCGGAGAAACATCTGGCGCAGTGGTGACGGCGCTTGGCGTCAAGGCGCTGAGGATCGGCCCGCAGATTGCCCCGGGCGTGCCTTGGACAGAGACGCTCGGTACGGCCCCGGCGGCGCTTGCGCTCAAGTCTGGCAACTTCGGCGGAGAGACGTTTTTCGAGGATGCGCTGGGGATGCTGCCATGA
- a CDS encoding isocitrate/isopropylmalate dehydrogenase family protein, which produces MSDKLSIALIRGDGIGVDVANAAVEVVDAAVAKAGLPALRYEEITAGAGYFKETGRDIEPGGEARAGELDAIFLGAIGLPSVRHEDGTEIAPHLRLRDRYGLYAGVRPVKAYPNAPQRLADPRAAGIDMVILRESTEGLFFSAATHGRPNFASDDEVRDTLRITRPTTEKLFHFGFRLAEKRKARGRPGKLTCVDKANVFNSMAFFRKIFDEVSPQYPEVEATHNYVDAQALDLIRKPWEFDVMVMENMFGDILSDLGGGLVGGMGMAACAEIGDEVGLFQPAHGSAPDIMGQDKANPLAAVLSGALMLDYLAERSGNEAWAEAAELVETAVQDGFEANRLRPMEFGGDMGTVAVTKELLDLLG; this is translated from the coding sequence ATGTCAGACAAGCTGAGCATCGCCCTTATCCGGGGCGACGGGATAGGTGTGGACGTAGCAAACGCGGCGGTCGAGGTTGTGGATGCCGCCGTGGCCAAGGCCGGGCTGCCCGCGCTGCGCTACGAGGAGATCACCGCCGGGGCTGGCTACTTCAAGGAAACCGGGCGCGATATCGAGCCCGGCGGCGAGGCCCGTGCGGGCGAGCTTGATGCGATCTTCCTTGGCGCCATCGGCCTCCCCTCGGTGCGGCATGAGGACGGCACCGAGATTGCCCCGCACCTGCGCTTGCGGGACCGATATGGCCTCTATGCCGGCGTGCGCCCGGTGAAGGCCTACCCGAATGCCCCGCAGCGGCTGGCAGACCCGCGCGCCGCCGGGATCGACATGGTGATTTTGCGCGAATCCACCGAAGGGCTGTTTTTCTCGGCTGCCACTCACGGGCGCCCCAACTTTGCCAGTGATGACGAGGTGCGCGATACGCTCCGCATCACCCGCCCTACCACGGAGAAGCTGTTTCACTTCGGGTTCCGGTTGGCCGAGAAGCGCAAGGCGCGTGGCCGTCCCGGCAAACTGACCTGCGTCGACAAGGCCAATGTGTTCAACTCAATGGCCTTCTTCCGGAAGATCTTCGACGAGGTGTCGCCGCAGTATCCGGAGGTGGAAGCCACGCACAATTACGTCGACGCGCAGGCGCTGGACCTGATCCGCAAGCCCTGGGAGTTCGACGTGATGGTGATGGAAAACATGTTCGGCGATATCCTCTCCGACCTTGGCGGCGGGTTGGTTGGCGGCATGGGCATGGCCGCCTGCGCGGAGATCGGCGACGAGGTGGGCCTGTTCCAGCCCGCGCATGGCTCGGCACCGGACATTATGGGGCAGGACAAGGCCAACCCGCTGGCCGCCGTTCTCTCGGGCGCGCTGATGCTCGACTACCTGGCTGAGCGCAGCGGCAACGAGGCCTGGGCAGAGGCGGCGGAACTGGTCGAGACAGCGGTGCAGGACGGGTTCGAGGCGAACCGCCTGCGGCCGATGGAGTTTGGCGGCGACATGGGCACCGTTGCGGTGACAAAAGAGCTGCTGGACCTGCTGGGCTGA